The genomic stretch AGCATCTGTCGGATTTGCCTCAAGCGTAATTTCAATATTATCAGAGGGTGACCAGAGCTCTGCGCATGTCTCAACAAGTCTTCCAACAAGTTCCGGAGGCATCAGGGAAGGTGTGCCACCACCAAAATAAATGCTGCTCAGATTGCGCTGTCCGGTCTGTGCGGCAAACCATCGCAAGTCGTCGACCAGCACGCTCTCCCAGAGATCTGCTCGCACGTCACGGTTTCGATAGACGTTGAAATCGCAATAGGGGCAGATGCGCGTGCAATACGGCCAATGGATATAGACGCCAAATCCCATCATGCATTAAGCCGTGATGGCTTCCCTTTCCACGGCTGTGCGCCGGACCTGCGGATACGTCGCGAAGCGAGCCCGATTATCTGGCCGCGTATGGGTAAAGTCAGAAACACTTATTCAGCATGGCCTCTACAGCCAGCGCTCGATGGGAGATGGTTTTCTTTTCATCGGCGGGTATTTCCGCAAATGTCTGGGTTCTGCCAAGCGGCATGAACATCGGATCATAGCCGAAGCCGCCCTCTCCGCGCGGCGGCCAGATCAGCTTGCCGGCGCATTCCCCGCGCACCACTTCTGTATGGCCATCCGGCCAGGCCAGCGTCAGGACACATATAAAGGCAGCAGAGCGGTCTTCATTGCCAGCCGCATGCAACCCGTCTTCCACTCTTTGCATGGCAGCCAGAAAATCTTTTTCTGGTCCGGCCCATCTGGCGGAATATATGCCAGGATCGCCATTTAGGGCAGTGACAGCGAGGCCGGAATCATCAGCCAGAGCAGGTAATTCACTGGCCTGTGCAGCGGCGAGCGCTTTCAGGGCGGAATTGGCTTCAAAGGTGTCCCCCGTTTCCTCTGGTTCTGGCAGATTCAGGTCGCCGGCAGAAAGAACGGTGACACCCATCGGGGCTAAAAGACCGGAAAATTCGGCCAGTTTGCCCTTGTTGTGGGTCGCGAGGACCAGTTTTTTGTCAAAAAATTTCCTAGTCATTTCAATGAGTTAAAACACCTCATGTTGAAAAACGACAAAAAAATATCGTTTTTCAATAAAAAGCACTTGCATCGTTTTTCGATATGTCTATATTGATAAACAATAAGGCCGAACAAAAAACGACGGCCAGAGAGTACCGA from Parvularcula sp. IMCC14364 encodes the following:
- the rdgB gene encoding RdgB/HAM1 family non-canonical purine NTP pyrophosphatase gives rise to the protein MTRKFFDKKLVLATHNKGKLAEFSGLLAPMGVTVLSAGDLNLPEPEETGDTFEANSALKALAAAQASELPALADDSGLAVTALNGDPGIYSARWAGPEKDFLAAMQRVEDGLHAAGNEDRSAAFICVLTLAWPDGHTEVVRGECAGKLIWPPRGEGGFGYDPMFMPLGRTQTFAEIPADEKKTISHRALAVEAMLNKCF